The genomic window ACGAACGAGGGTCAGCACGATGGCGATGGCCGGAACGACCGCCAGCAGTGCCGCGCGTGATCTCCGGCGGTCCGTGCGGGTGCGTAGGACGAGGACGATGAGGGTGACCCCCAGGGCGGTGATGGCCTGACGCGACTGCGTGAAGCCGATCCCGATCACCAGCCACCAGAAGATGACCATGGCGGTCCGTGGCCCGACCTCCAGCCATGACGGTCGGATGTAGGCGATGAGTGCGGTGGTGCCCAGGATCGTCCCGAGGAAGTTCTTGTGCATCTCGTGGGGCAGGTACACGGGTTGGAAGTCGCCGCGGAGGACCTGCAGCAGCCCGACGCCGATGACCCAGGTCGCCAGGACCACCGCCGCCGCGAGCATGAGCTGCAGACCGGTGCTGCCTCGCCCCTCTCGCCCGACGGCCCAGCCGACGAGGAGCGCCCCTGCGACGAGGACCCAGGAGTGCACCCAGTCCAGCAGGTTGGCCACGTAGGGGTTGAAGACCACCGTGAAGAGCGTCGCCGCTTGGTACACCGCGGTCAGCCACAGCAGGTTGCGCATCTCTCGGCTGAAGGGGCGTCGGGCGAAGACGAGCGCGGTGGCGGTGCCGATGACGAGCGCGGCGTCGGACACCGACAGGTCCGTGGCCCCGTAGCCGGCCCGGGCCACGACGTACAGCAAGGGCAGGACCAGCAGCGGGACGAGCGCGTTCTGGAGTGCGGCGACGCCCAGGAGCAGCACGGCGACCGCGCAGGCCAGCGCGATGGCGGGCCGGCCCGGGGCCACCCAGCCGATGGCTGCGGCGAGCATCGCTGCGACGAGCAGACCCGCGACGGTGGGCGCGTGTGCGCGCGCTGCTCCCATCACGGTGTGTCCTGGAGTGGACGCTCCCGCGTGCCTGTCAGCTCCGCCTCGACGGCGACGGGCCCGCGCAGGTAGCGACGGACTCGGTCGCGGGCCGCGTCGGCGGGCGAACCGTCGAGGAGCAGAGCCCGCGCAGCAGACCCGACGATCACTGCCGCCCGGGTGACCTGCCAGCCGATGGCGCCGAAGTGCTTGCGGTGGTAGCGCTCCTGGGAGGCGTGGAAGTGAGCGTCCCGGCGACGGGTGTCGGTGCTCGTCGCCGAGCCGAGGTGGAGTGCGCTGACCTGCGACACGAGGCGGTGGCGCCACCCGAGATCGACTGCACGCTTCGCCCAGTCCGTCTCCTCGGCGTAGAGGAAGAAGGACTCGTCGAGGGCTCCGACCTGGTCCAGCGCCTGCGCACGTAGCAGCAGCACGGACCCGATGACGTAGTCATCGGTCCCGAACCGGCCCAGACCGATGGCCTCGGCAGCAGCGCCCCACGGTGTCGGAAGGGGCCACGCCACCCGGCCGGGACGTCCGTGACCATCGACCTGGGCCGGCCCGACGCTGGCGAGATCCGGCTCCGCGTGCAGGGCCGTGTGCAGCGCGCGGATACCCGCCTCGTCCACGACCGCGTCGGGGTTGAGCAGCAGCACGTCAGCGCCGGGCAGGAGTCGGTGGGCCAGCCCGTGGTTGACCCCGAAGGCGAAGCCTCCGTTGCGCCCGGAGTCCAGGTACCGCACGCCCAGGTCCGCACAGGCACGACGAACGTCCGGGTCGCCGGAGTTGTCGACGACGGTGACCGGGAGGTGCGAGATGGGGCCGAGGGTCTCGCGCAGCATCTGCGCGGAGTGGAAGGCGACCACGATGATCTCGGGGCCGTCGACGACGACCGGTCCAGCCCCCTTCGCAATGTCCTCGTACAGCGCCACGTACTGCTCCCCGATCACGCCCCAGTCGAACTCGCGCGCTCGCGCGAGCCCCTTCCGCTGCATTGTCGTCCACAGGTCGTCATCGGCGCCAGCACGGGCCAGGGCCGCGGCGAGGGCGTCGGGGTCACCGGGTGGCACCAGGAGCCCGGCACCCCCGACGACGTCGGGCAGGGCGCCGCTGTCGGTGGCCACGACTGGTGTGCCGCAGGCCATCGCCTCGACCACGACGCGCCCGAACTGCTCCAGCCACCCGGGGGTGGTTCGCGACGGCACGGCGAGCACGTCCAGAGAACGGTAGAAGTCGGGTAGGTCCGCCTTGCCCACCGGGCCGAGGAACTCCGCCCGTCCCGCCAGATCGGGGCTGGTCGCCCGCTCGCGCAGATCCTGCAGCTGGGGGCCAGCACCGGCCACGACCAGTCGCAGGTTCGGGGTGGCCGCGACGGCCTCGAGGAGGACGTCGACGCCCTTGTGGCGAGCGAGCCGACCGGCATAGCCGACCCGGACGGGATCGACCCCGTGGTGCGCCCGTCGCCCCTCTGGTGTGAAGCGGTCGGAGTCGATGCCCAGACCGATGAGGACGGCTCGACCGGCCAGGCCCTTGCGGGTGACGATCTGACCGGCCTGCTCGTTGCACACGCTCACGGCGGCGGCGTGCCGCAGGGCCCAGCGCTCCAGCCAGCGGAAGGGGGGAGGGTAGCGCTTGTCGATGTTCTGCGCCGAGTACAGGCAGTACGGCATCCGCGCGCCCCGTAGCGCCCGCAGGGCGAGCACCTCGGCCGTCGCGAGCGCGAAGGGTTCCTCGTGCAGGTCGAGCACGTCCCACTCCCGGCGCAACAGGCGCCACAGCGGGCGGGGATCGTAGACGAAGAGGGCGGGGTGGATCCCGAGGGTGCGGACACCGATGACGTCCTCGCCCGGCCGGGGGTCGAGGGGGACGTCGCGCCCCCCTTCGTCCCACCGCCGGGCGGTCACCGAGGTGACCTCGTGGCCGAGCCTGCGCGCAACCCGCTCCCGCTCCCGCCAGTCATCCACCACGCCGCTGTGGGAGATCCGCAGGATCCGCACCTTATACACTCCTCGGCAGCGGGTGGGTGGCGTCATGTCGACCCTACCTTCGCGGCACCGAGGACGGTGTCGTTCAGGCTTGGGGAGGAGTCGACTGTGCAGTTGAGCGAGTTCTTGGGTGTGCTGCGCACGCGGTGGACGATCGTCGTCTCGTGTGTGGTCCTGGCGGTCCTGGCGGCCGTCGCGGCGACCCTGCTGACGACGCCGGTGTACGAGGCCAGCGCGCGGATCTACCTCAGTACCGAGCGCTCCGGCGAGGCGTCGCAGGGGGGCGTCTTCGCGCTCACCAGCGATGACCTCGAGACCTATGTCTCGATCCTCGACACCCCGGCGGTGCTGGAGCCCCTGCGCGAGGAACTCGACATGGAGCCGGGCCACCCGATCAGCGTCCGGGCCAGCGTGACCGGATCGACCTCCATCCTCAACATCACGGCCCGGGCATCCGATCCGCAGGAGGCCGCCGACGTGGCCAACGAGGCGGGGCCCCAGCTGGGTGCCGTGGCCGGGGAGTTCTCCACCCTGCTCGCCTCGTCCGGTCAGAAGGTCGTCTCCACGCCGATCGAGCCGGCGGTGGCTCCCTCGCGTCCCACGTCGCCGGACCCGGTACGCAACATCGGGCTGGGGCTGCTCGCCGGCCTCGTGCTCGGGATCGGGCTGGCCTTCCTCCGGCACGCGCTGGACACCAAGGTGCGCGGCGAGGAGGACATCCGCGCCCACTCGGACGCACCGATGCTCGCCGGCCTGCCGCTGGAGCAGACGCCCAAGAGGGGGCTGATCAGCCTCGAGGACCAACCTCACGGCCGCCACGCCGAGGCCGTGCGGCGTTTGCGCACCAACCTGATGTTCATCGATGTCACCACCGGCCGGCACTCCTTCGTCGTGACCTCGGCCGTGCCCGGGGAGGGCAAGACGACGACCGCCGTGAATCTCGCGCTCGCGATGGCCGACTCGGGCCGGCGCACCCTGCTCGTGGATGCCGACCTGCGCAACCCGTCGGTGGCTCGGACCCTGGGGATGGAGGGGAGTGTCGGCCTGACGACCGTGCTCCTGGGGGAGGCTGACGAGCATGAGGTCATCCAGTCGTGGGGGAGCGCCGGTATGGATGTTTTGCCCGCGGGCCCGATCCCGCCGAACCCGAGCGAGCTGCTCGGCTCAGCGCCGATGGAGGCCCTGCTGACCAGCCTGGTGCAGCAGTACGACTTCGTGCTCATCGACTCCCCGCCCGTGGTCCCGGTCATCGACGCCGTCGTCATCGAGCGGCTGACCGGAGGGTTGCTCATGGTCGTGGGCGTCGACCGGACGAGGAAGAAGGACCTGGCGGCTGCGCTGAGGCAGCTGGAGACGGTCGGTGCGCGCGTGTCCGGCTTCGCCCGCAACTTCGTTGCCGGCAAGGGGAGCGGCGAGTACCGCTACGGCTACCACGCCTACGGTCAGGACGCGTCCCGCGAGACCCGTAGCGGCCGAAGGGCCACCGAGGCAGGAGCCGGCCGACGGCAGTGACCTGACGGCAGGCATCGACTGACGACGAAGGGCATCGCACGAGTGTTCTCGTGCGATGCCCTTCATCCGCCTTCAGGGAGCGGTCGAGGCGACCGGTGTGAGCTCAGGCCAGGTGTGCCCCGGTCGCACCTTCAGTCGCGCCCTCGGGCTGCGGAGGCGGAGCCATTCTGGCGTTCCCCCCGGAGTACGGGCCACGGGTGCCGTTCCGCCTCTCGAAGGTCAACACCTCCGGATTGCCGTCGCCGTACTGGTCGATGGTGATGGAGCGTTGCGCCCAGTAGGTGACGTCATCGCACCTGTTTCCCGGCTGCGTGAAGCTGAACTCGACGTGGAAGTTACCCAGGTACAGACGTCCATCCGTGGCTACGTTGCCGGGATCGATCGGGCAGTTGTTGTTGTAGTTGAACGTGTACGGCCGGTACTGGAGCCCGTCGGCCTTGGTTGCGAGTGGTCCGCGTCCTGCGAAGTTCCAGCACGTGGAGTGGCCGCTCCCGGCCGAGACAGAAGCGTTCTGGTTGCCGATGATCCAGTACACCAGTCGTGCATCGGTGATGACAGCATTCGGTAGCACGTCATACAAGTAGAGACCGAAGGGAGCCCCGTCGGGTGTCCCTCCAGAGTAGTTCGGGTCGGAGTCCACATCGAGGGAGTAGCGACAGTTCCACCCTCCGCTCGGACTGTTGAGGACCCAGCCATTGATGCCGGGGTCCTTGCGGACCGAGGCCGCATAGGCCGGTGCCGCGGTGCCCCCCAAGATGACCGGCGTCGCCCAGGCAGCGCCCTTGGCCACCGTCCGGCGGGAGACGGGTTTCGTGGTTCCTTCGCTCATGACTTCCCCTCATTGTGCGATGCAGGCATCGGTACTTCCCGCACGATCAATCAGACCTTACTGATTACTTACTCAATGTGGCAATATCCTGACTGTCTGCTGGACGCAAATCTGGGGTTGGCCAACAGCAGAGAAACCACGACAGGGGGTGCTCGGATGACGTACCTCTTGTCGTCGCGGGGTGTGGCGAGCACCGTCTGCGCAGCGACAGCCTTGTGTCTGATCTATGCCCTTGGCGTGCTCACAGTGCCCGGTCAGTGGGTGGACGACGAGATCTTCGGGCTCGTGCAGGAGGTCGGTATCGGGCCGCTGGGGGAATGGCTCCCCTTCCTGGGGCGCACCGTGCTGCCCCGGGCTGCCCTGGTGGCGCTCGTCGTGATCGGCACGGTTGCCGTGCTGCGCAGACGGTGGAGTCGCGTGCTGATGGGTGCGTCGGTCGTCCTGATGTCGGTACCGACATCATGGCTGCTGAGGCAGTGGCTGCCACGGCCTGACCACGGGTACTCGTACGTGGAGAACACGCTGCCGTCCACCCATGTCACTGCGGTGACCGCAGCCGTCGTCGCCATCGCGTTGCTCATCCCCCTTCGTCCGGCGTGGCTGGACCGGGTGCTCCTCGGGCTCGTCGCTCTCGCGTGCCTCGGCAGCGTCGTGGGATATGCGCACCGCCCCAGTGATGTCCTCGCCTCGGTGCTGCTGGTCGGCGTCGTTGCCGGACTGGTCGGTGCGATCAGCGTCCCTCGGCGACCGACGTCCACACCGACGCATGCCCCGCCAGGCTCCGCTCCCAGGTGAAGTGGTCTGCCCTGGCCCTTCCTCGCGCAGCCACTCGTTGAACCTCGGGATCATCGCCGGTGGCGTCGATGATGCCCTCGGCGATCGAGTGCGCGTCCGGCGCGACGAGCAGCGCGCCATCGCCGACGACCTCAGGAAGGGAGCTGGTGTTCGCCGCGACGACCGGGACCCCGGTTGCCATGCCTTCGAGGGCGGGGAACCCGAAACCCTCGTAGAGCGAGGGCACGACTACCGCCTCGGCGGCGGCGATGAGGTGTGGGACGAGGCCGGCATCGACGAGGCCGGCGAGTACGACGTTCGGCAGGTGGGCGAAGAGCGCGGTTCGACGCGGGTGGGGGGGACCGGTGAGGACGAGGGTGAGCTCCGGTCTGGTGGCGTGGACGAGTGGCCACGCTGCGGCCAGCCCGGCGAGGTTCTTGCGCTCGGATGCGCCACCCGTGGTCAGCACGAAGGGGGAGGGGACCCCTACGGACCGCAGATCCGCGGGCGTGGCGGGTGCGGCGTCGAAGAAGCGTTCGTCGACGCCGTTGTGCACGACATGCGGTGGGTCGATGCCGAGCAGGTCGACGGCTTCGGCGGCGCTGAACGCGGAGACGCAGACGACCGCCGCCGCGCGCCGGATCTCCTCTGCGGCAGCGGGGACCGGGGCGGACTCGTCCGGGTACTTCCAGGCCACGACGTCGTGCAGCGTGAGCACGTCGGCATGGGGCGAAGGGGGCAGCTCCAGACTCATCCGGTGGACGACGGCATCACGGGGGTACAGCGCCCGACCGATGAGGCGGCGTGCCGACGCGGGGGCGCTCGCGACCTTCCCGAGCGGCAGTCGGTGGGTCCCGGGGAGCGGAGAGCGAAGGGAGCGCACGACCGCTTGGTCGACCGTCCAATCGGCAGGGAGGGCTTTCGGTGAGTGCATGACGATCCGGTCCTCGTACAGGCCCGTTCCCAGCATCGAGTCGGAGGCGATCCGCGCGATGGTCAGTCGGGTCATGGTCACTCCGAGGGCAGGGTTGGTGCTGTCATGATGGCATGCACGGGGCTCGACGAAGGGGGATACGGTGGCACAGAGGAAGCCGCGACGGATCGCGCTCATTGCGTCGTCCTTCCACCCGCACACCGGGGGCGTGGAAACGCACGTACGGGCCGTGGCCGGCGAGCTTGCTGCGGAAGGTGATCTTGTAGAGGTGTGGACCGTCGACCGGGGCGAGCGGCTTGGGGAGGGAATGGTCGACGGCATCGTCGTTCGGTACCTTCCGACGCCACTGCCGGCGCGTGACGCAAGGGCGCTGGCACGTTTCCTGGTGGCAGCCCCACCTACTCTGAGTGCCTGGTGGCGAGCGATGCGCTCCCTTCGTCCGCATGTGCTGCACGTGCACTGCTTCGGACCCAATGGGGTCTATGGGTGGTCACTGCACCGACTGACACGCAAGCCGCTCATCGTCACCTCGCACGGGGAGACCTTCATGGACGACCACGGCGTCTACGATCAGTCCGCGCTCCTGCGGACGGCCCTGCGTCGGGCCATCGCAGATGCTGCAGTGGTGACGGCTCCGACGCAGTTCGTCCTCGCCGACTTGCGGAGGCGTTTCGGACTTGTCGATGGCGGCGTCGTTCCCAATGGCATAGACCTCCAACCTCCCGCCAGAGAGTTGGTTCGACTACCCGTCGGACGGCCGGTCGTCCTAGCAGTCGGTCGGGTCGAGCGGATGAAGGGTTTTGACCTGCTGCTGGACGCGGCAGCCGACTCCCGCCTGGAGCACGTCCAGTTCGTGATCGGGGGAGATGGGTCGCAGACGCTCGCCCTTCGCGAGCAGGCTGTGCAGCTGGGCATCGACAAGCGCGTCCATTTCCTCGGGCAGCTCACTCCGGGAGAGGTCGCTTCCGCGATGGCGGCAGCAGATGTCGTCGCAGTGCCGAGTCGCAACGAGGCCTTCGGCATCGTTGCGCTCGAGGCGTGGCGCTCGGGTACGTCACTCATCGGGACGGTTCACGGAGGGATGCCAGAGTTCGTCGCGGACGGTGTCGATGGCCTGCTGGTCGACCCGACCGATGTGGACGCACTCGCAGGAGGTCTGAAGCGGATTCTGACCGAGGACGGGCTCGCTCGGCGACTTGCTGATGCGGGCAGAGGTCGCGTTCCGGACTTCAGTTGGGCTGCCGTCGCCCAGCGATATCGCCAGCTGTACGCGGGCCTAGGGGAGGTGCGCGGTGGGTGAGGAGCGCCGGCTTGATCGCTGGTGGCCCTATGACTCGGTGAGTCGCCGCCGCGGACGATCCGTGGGGCGGGTCGTCGATGCAGCCGTCCGCGCCCGGACATCACATCCGGCGGTCCTGCCGGCGTACTGGTGGGACGGTCACCCCAACTTCGGCGACGCCCTCACGCCGTGGGTCCTCGCGCGATACGGGATCATCGCCGTCCACACGTCCCCCGCAGCGGCACGACTGGCAGGCGTCGGGAGCATCCTCGAGCAGGTTCCCGAGGAATTCGACGGCGTCATCTGGGGATCCGGTCTGCTCCATGGCGAGACCACGCGCATTCCCCGCGCGCCGGTCTTGGCGCTTCGTGGCCCGTTGACCCGCGATGCCCTGGGGGTCACCGAGGATGTCCCGCTGGGCGACCCCGGCATTCTCGTGGGGCGTCACGTCCCCCGGCTGCGTGCGCGCTGGCGCCTGGGCCTGGTTCCCCATGGCTTCCATCGTCAGGAGCCGGGACTGCAGGAGTTCTCGGCACGGACCGGGCAGGACGTCACGGTGATCGACGTGCGGGCTCGACCCGGCCCGGTCATCCGACACATTGCCTCGTGCTCCGCGATCGTGACCACGTCCCTGCACGGCCTGATCGTGGCGGACGCGCTGGGCATCCCGGCCGCGTGGACCCGCAGGCAGCCCGACCTGTGGGGCGGGGACTTCAAGTTCCGCGACTACGAAGCCGTCATGACCCCCGGTCGCAGCCGCGAGATCGTCGTGGCCCCGGACACCACCCTTGCCGACGTGCTCGCGGGAACCGACCAGGCCGAAGATGACGCGCGGGCGGAGTCAGT from Janibacter cremeus includes these protein-coding regions:
- a CDS encoding O-antigen ligase family protein; its protein translation is MGAARAHAPTVAGLLVAAMLAAAIGWVAPGRPAIALACAVAVLLLGVAALQNALVPLLVLPLLYVVARAGYGATDLSVSDAALVIGTATALVFARRPFSREMRNLLWLTAVYQAATLFTVVFNPYVANLLDWVHSWVLVAGALLVGWAVGREGRGSTGLQLMLAAAVVLATWVIGVGLLQVLRGDFQPVYLPHEMHKNFLGTILGTTALIAYIRPSWLEVGPRTAMVIFWWLVIGIGFTQSRQAITALGVTLIVLVLRTRTDRRRSRAALLAVVPAIAIVLTLVRDQLSSGNIHNSAFQRLEWFEDAIEIWQTQPLVGVGLRWWYTDRFPGGFQPPNAEIEVLTSAGIIGLIGFLVLMVGSIVVLWRMPPTYGMLAVLAVLSRFVQGQLDLFWVAAQTSVPFVIAGICLGACAKHEDEEHLRHDAMSPSSVRPASAAPAEAGRA
- a CDS encoding glycosyltransferase — translated: MRILRISHSGVVDDWRERERVARRLGHEVTSVTARRWDEGGRDVPLDPRPGEDVIGVRTLGIHPALFVYDPRPLWRLLRREWDVLDLHEEPFALATAEVLALRALRGARMPYCLYSAQNIDKRYPPPFRWLERWALRHAAAVSVCNEQAGQIVTRKGLAGRAVLIGLGIDSDRFTPEGRRAHHGVDPVRVGYAGRLARHKGVDVLLEAVAATPNLRLVVAGAGPQLQDLRERATSPDLAGRAEFLGPVGKADLPDFYRSLDVLAVPSRTTPGWLEQFGRVVVEAMACGTPVVATDSGALPDVVGGAGLLVPPGDPDALAAALARAGADDDLWTTMQRKGLARAREFDWGVIGEQYVALYEDIAKGAGPVVVDGPEIIVVAFHSAQMLRETLGPISHLPVTVVDNSGDPDVRRACADLGVRYLDSGRNGGFAFGVNHGLAHRLLPGADVLLLNPDAVVDEAGIRALHTALHAEPDLASVGPAQVDGHGRPGRVAWPLPTPWGAAAEAIGLGRFGTDDYVIGSVLLLRAQALDQVGALDESFFLYAEETDWAKRAVDLGWRHRLVSQVSALHLGSATSTDTRRRDAHFHASQERYHRKHFGAIGWQVTRAAVIVGSAARALLLDGSPADAARDRVRRYLRGPVAVEAELTGTRERPLQDTP
- a CDS encoding polysaccharide biosynthesis tyrosine autokinase; translated protein: MQLSEFLGVLRTRWTIVVSCVVLAVLAAVAATLLTTPVYEASARIYLSTERSGEASQGGVFALTSDDLETYVSILDTPAVLEPLREELDMEPGHPISVRASVTGSTSILNITARASDPQEAADVANEAGPQLGAVAGEFSTLLASSGQKVVSTPIEPAVAPSRPTSPDPVRNIGLGLLAGLVLGIGLAFLRHALDTKVRGEEDIRAHSDAPMLAGLPLEQTPKRGLISLEDQPHGRHAEAVRRLRTNLMFIDVTTGRHSFVVTSAVPGEGKTTTAVNLALAMADSGRRTLLVDADLRNPSVARTLGMEGSVGLTTVLLGEADEHEVIQSWGSAGMDVLPAGPIPPNPSELLGSAPMEALLTSLVQQYDFVLIDSPPVVPVIDAVVIERLTGGLLMVVGVDRTRKKDLAAALRQLETVGARVSGFARNFVAGKGSGEYRYGYHAYGQDASRETRSGRRATEAGAGRRQ
- a CDS encoding phosphatase PAP2 family protein, encoding MLTVPGQWVDDEIFGLVQEVGIGPLGEWLPFLGRTVLPRAALVALVVIGTVAVLRRRWSRVLMGASVVLMSVPTSWLLRQWLPRPDHGYSYVENTLPSTHVTAVTAAVVAIALLIPLRPAWLDRVLLGLVALACLGSVVGYAHRPSDVLASVLLVGVVAGLVGAISVPRRPTSTPTHAPPGSAPR
- a CDS encoding glycosyltransferase family 4 protein, whose product is MTRLTIARIASDSMLGTGLYEDRIVMHSPKALPADWTVDQAVVRSLRSPLPGTHRLPLGKVASAPASARRLIGRALYPRDAVVHRMSLELPPSPHADVLTLHDVVAWKYPDESAPVPAAAEEIRRAAAVVCVSAFSAAEAVDLLGIDPPHVVHNGVDERFFDAAPATPADLRSVGVPSPFVLTTGGASERKNLAGLAAAWPLVHATRPELTLVLTGPPHPRRTALFAHLPNVVLAGLVDAGLVPHLIAAAEAVVVPSLYEGFGFPALEGMATGVPVVAANTSSLPEVVGDGALLVAPDAHSIAEGIIDATGDDPEVQRVAARGRARADHFTWERSLAGHASVWTSVAEGR
- a CDS encoding glycosyltransferase family 4 protein — protein: METHVRAVAGELAAEGDLVEVWTVDRGERLGEGMVDGIVVRYLPTPLPARDARALARFLVAAPPTLSAWWRAMRSLRPHVLHVHCFGPNGVYGWSLHRLTRKPLIVTSHGETFMDDHGVYDQSALLRTALRRAIADAAVVTAPTQFVLADLRRRFGLVDGGVVPNGIDLQPPARELVRLPVGRPVVLAVGRVERMKGFDLLLDAAADSRLEHVQFVIGGDGSQTLALREQAVQLGIDKRVHFLGQLTPGEVASAMAAADVVAVPSRNEAFGIVALEAWRSGTSLIGTVHGGMPEFVADGVDGLLVDPTDVDALAGGLKRILTEDGLARRLADAGRGRVPDFSWAAVAQRYRQLYAGLGEVRGG
- a CDS encoding polysaccharide pyruvyl transferase family protein; translation: MSRRRGRSVGRVVDAAVRARTSHPAVLPAYWWDGHPNFGDALTPWVLARYGIIAVHTSPAAARLAGVGSILEQVPEEFDGVIWGSGLLHGETTRIPRAPVLALRGPLTRDALGVTEDVPLGDPGILVGRHVPRLRARWRLGLVPHGFHRQEPGLQEFSARTGQDVTVIDVRARPGPVIRHIASCSAIVTTSLHGLIVADALGIPAAWTRRQPDLWGGDFKFRDYEAVMTPGRSREIVVAPDTTLADVLAGTDQAEDDARAESVLRLESTIPRLPVSRDRPWRAFAHKGR